From Nematostella vectensis chromosome 14, jaNemVect1.1, whole genome shotgun sequence, a single genomic window includes:
- the LOC116617152 gene encoding BTB/POZ domain-containing protein KCTD16: MASAFNQDYFGKPYPKKLFPENIELNVGGKYFSTSVFTLTRIKDSLLGRIFSGRQSELDKDNSGKYFIDRDGFLFRYILDYLRSKALHIPEKFDEIERLKMEADFYELEDLRQRLDRLTSGEISPKISEGGKHGYISLHIRSTFAFGRSGQADVNFRKLQRICVCGRVSLLKEAFGDSLNMTRDPNQNAMHYTSRFYLKYNQLERAFMQLRSSGFEIVSSEGGKTGDVASPKSDEEKWEHFTIYYFVRKPVIQNKTEI; encoded by the coding sequence ATGGCGTCTGCATTCAACCAGGATTACTTCGGAAAACCTTACCCCAAGAAGCTTTTCCCTGAAAATATTGAATTGAATGTTGGAGGGAAGTACTTCTCGACCTCTGTTTTTACACTTACAAGGATAAAGGATTCACTACTTGGGCGAATTTTCAGCGGAAGGCAGAGCGAATTGGATAAAGACAACAGCGGCAAATACTTCATTGATCGAGACGGCTTTTTGTTTAGGTACATCCTCGATTACCTTCGTAGCAAGGCGTTACACATTCCTGAGAAATTCGACGAAATAGAACGGCTTAAAATGGAAGCTGATTTCTACGAATTGGAAGATCTGAGACAAAGATTGGATCGCTTGACAAGCGGGGAAATCAGCCCTAAGATCTCCGAAGGAGGAAAGCATGGTTACATTTCCTTGCACATTCGCAGCACGTTTGCGTTTGGTCGTTCAGGACAAGCAGACGTTAATTTTCGCAAGTTACAGCGTATTTGCGTATGCGGTAGGGTGTCTTTGCTGAAAGAAGCATTCGGAGATTCGCTTAACATGACACGAGATCCAAATCAAAACGCCATGCATTACACGAGCAGATTTTACTTAAAGTACAACCAACTGGAACGAGCATTTATGCAGCTACGAAGCTCTGGGTTTGAAATTGTCTCTTCAGAAGGCGGTAAAACAGGAGATGTTGCTTCTCCAAAGAGCGACGAGGAAAAATGGGAACATTTCACGATCTACTACTTTGTGAGAAAACCagtaattcaaaacaaaacagagaTATAA